A genomic region of Synechococcus sp. NOUM97013 contains the following coding sequences:
- the xth gene encoding exodeoxyribonuclease III, giving the protein MRIASWNVNSVRTRLDHVLAWLDRTDVDLLALQETKVDDPLFPLEPFQSRGYEVSIYGQKSYNGVALISRHPLEDVRVGFSGELQNDAAAIELSEQKRVISALVDGIRVVDLYVPNGSSLTSEKYGYKLAWLGCLERYLRQLETRDEPLCVVGDFNIGPEERDLHDPGRLTGGIMATDAERNALTQALGADLKDAFRLFESGTDHWSWWDYRSGAWNRDAGWRIDHIYLSSDLQELARSCNIDKQERGREQPSDHAPVVVDLAWEDDDESDEDSFAFQ; this is encoded by the coding sequence GTGCGGATCGCCAGCTGGAATGTCAATTCGGTGCGAACCCGGTTGGACCATGTGCTGGCTTGGCTGGACCGAACTGATGTGGACCTGTTGGCTCTTCAGGAGACCAAGGTCGACGACCCTCTGTTTCCTCTCGAGCCGTTCCAGTCGAGGGGGTACGAGGTGAGCATTTACGGCCAAAAGTCTTACAACGGCGTCGCACTGATCAGCCGTCACCCCCTGGAGGATGTGCGGGTGGGCTTCAGCGGAGAGCTGCAAAACGATGCCGCCGCCATTGAGCTGAGCGAACAGAAGCGGGTGATCAGTGCCCTAGTGGATGGAATCCGAGTGGTGGATCTCTACGTCCCGAATGGATCAAGCCTGACTTCAGAGAAATACGGCTACAAGCTGGCGTGGCTGGGTTGCCTCGAGCGCTATCTGCGTCAGCTGGAAACGCGGGACGAACCCCTGTGTGTGGTCGGTGATTTCAACATCGGCCCGGAGGAGAGAGATCTGCATGACCCCGGACGTCTCACGGGGGGGATCATGGCCACCGATGCCGAACGCAACGCCCTGACGCAAGCCCTGGGAGCAGACCTCAAGGATGCCTTTCGCCTGTTCGAATCCGGCACCGACCACTGGAGCTGGTGGGACTACCGCAGTGGGGCCTGGAACCGTGATGCCGGCTGGCGCATCGATCACATCTACCTCAGCAGTGACTTACAGGAGCTGGCTCGCAGCTGCAACATTGATAAACAGGAACGTGGACGCGAACAGCCCAGTGACCACGCGCCGGTCGTGGTGGATCTTGCCTGGGAAGACGACGATGAGAGCGACGAAGACAGCTTCGCGTTTCAGTAG